Proteins co-encoded in one Cucurbita pepo subsp. pepo cultivar mu-cu-16 chromosome LG15, ASM280686v2, whole genome shotgun sequence genomic window:
- the LOC111811106 gene encoding subtilisin-like protease SBT1.2: MDFNSQMGFPTIFLCFLLLQVQANASNLQTYMIQLHPQGLTSSVFESKLQWHLSFLEQTLSVEEDCSSRLLYSYSNAMEGFAAQLSETELEYLKKLPDVVAVRADRKYEIQTTYSHKFLGVCTQGVCYKSSMGQGAIVGVLDTGVWPESPSFSDSKMPPIPQKWRGGCQEGQDFNSSSCNRKLIGAKFFIKGHHVASSPPSDTVQEYVSPRDSHGHGTHTSSTAAGASVAGASVFGNGAGVAQGMAPGAHIAVYKVCWFSGCYSSDIVAAMDSAIRDGVDILSLSLGGFPLPFFDDNIAIGSFRAVQHGISVICAAGNNGPTQSSVANVAPWITTIGAGTLDRTFPAIVRLSNGKAIPGESMYPGNKFNQATKELELVYLTGGQMGSELCLKGSLPREQVEGKMVVCDRGVNGRSEKGQIVKESGGAAMILANTEINLEEDLVDVHVLPATLIGFAEANRLKAYINTTTNPKARIQFGGTVIGRTRAPSVAQFSSRGPSPTNPSTLKPDVIAPGVNIIAAWPQNLAPTGLPEDSRRSNFSVMSGTSMSCPHVSGIAALIHSAHPKWTPAAIKSAIMTTADVTDRFGKPILDGNKPASVFAMGAGHVNPTRAIDPGLVYDIKPYDYVIHLCVLGYTHSEIFIITHMNVSCHKVLQMNKGFTLNYPSMAVVFKHGTTSKMVSRQLTNVGSPNSVYEVEVTAPEGVSVRVKPQRLVFKHVNESLSYKVWFMSEKRREGRKVSSTEGHLTWLHSENSKYRVRSPIVVTWKN; this comes from the coding sequence ATGGATTTCAACTCCCAAATGGGTTTTCCCACcattttcctctgttttcttttgcttcaAGTTCAAGCAAACGCTTCCAATCTCCAAACTTACATGATTCAACTCCATCCACAAGGATTAACCAGCTCTGTTTTTGAATCTAAGCTTCAATggcatctttcttttcttgaacaaACGCTATCTGTTGAAGAAGACTGTTCTTCTCGCTTGCTTTATTCGTATTCGAACGCCATGGAAGGATTTGCAGCTCAGTTATCTGAAACTGAGCTTGAGTATTTGAAGAAGTTGCCTGATGTTGTGGCTGTAAGAGCTGATAGAAAGTATGAAATTCAGACAACTTATTCACATAAGTTCTTGGGTGTTTGCACACAAGGTGTTTGTTATAAGTCCTCAATGGGCCAAGGGGCAATCGTTGGGGTTCTTGACACGGGAGTTTGGCCTGAGAGTCCAAGCTTTAGTGATTCCAAAATGCCCCCAATTCCACAAAAATGGCGAGGGGGTTGCCAAGAAGGGCAAGATTTTAATTCCTCAAGTTGTAATAGGAAACTCATTGGTGCTAAGTTCTTCATCAAAGGACATCATGTGGCTTCATCGCCGCCTTCCGATACCGTCCAGGAATATGTCTCCCCAAGAGATTCCCATGGCCATGGGACTCACACTTCTTCAACAGCTGCTGGAGCTTCAGTTGCCGGAGCTAGCGTATTCGGTAATGGAGCTGGTGTGGCGCAGGGGATGGCCCCGGGCGCCCACATTGCTGTGTACAAGGTTTGCTGGTTTAGTGGCTGCTATAGCTCTGATATTGTAGCGGCCATGGATTCCGCAATAAGAGATGGTGTTGACATTCTCTCCCTTTCGCTTGGTGGCTTCCCACTTCCGTTTTTCGATGACAATATCGCCATTGGCAGTTTTCGAGCAGTGCAGCATGGCATCTCAGTCATTTGTGCAGCAGGAAACAATGGCCCAACTCAAAGCTCTGTCGCCAATGTAGCTCCTTGGATCACCACCATTGGTGCAGGCACGCTCGATCGAACATTCCCAGCTATAGTTCGACTAAGCAATGGCAAAGCCATTCCCGGCGAATCAATGTACCCTGGAAACAAGTTCAATCAAGCTACCAAGGAGCTTGAGTTGGTTTACTTGACTGGAGGGCAAATGGGAAGTGAACTTTGCTTAAAAGGGTCTCTTCCACGAGAACAAGTAGAAGGAAAAATGGTGGTTTGCGACCGTGGCGTCAACGGCCGATCCGAAAAGGGGCAGATTGTGAAGGAATCTGGAGGAGCTGCTATGATCCTTGCAAATACAGAGATAAATCTAGAGGAAGACTTGGTCGATGTTCATGTTTTGCCAGCCACGTTGATCGGATTTGCGGAGGCGAATCGGTTAAAAGCTTACATTAACACAACAACCAATCCAAAAGCCAGAATCCAATTTGGAGGAACCGTGATAGGAAGAACAAGAGCTCCATCTGTAGCTCAGTTTTCATCAAGAGGACCAAGCCCCACAAATCCTTCAACGCTCAAACCTGATGTAATTGCTCCTGGGGTCAACATTATAGCAGCTTGGCCTCAAAATCTTGCTCCAACCGGCCTTCCAGAAGATTCTAGAAGGTCAAACTTCTCTGTCATGTCAGGAACATCCATGTCTTGTCCCCATGTCAGTGGAATTGCAGCTCTAATCCATTCAGCTCATCCAAAATGGACACCGGCAGCTATCAAATCAGCCATCATGACAACCGCCGATGTTACCGATCGTTTCGGGAAACCGATTCTCGATGGCAACAAACCAGCTAGTGTTTTTGCAATGGGAGCTGGTCATGTAAACCCAACAAGAGCCATTGATCCTGGCTTGGTCTATGATATCAAGCCATATGATTATGTCATTCATCTTTGTGTTCTTGGCTACACTCATTCAGAAATCTTCATCATTACCCACATGAATGTGAGCTGCCACAAAGTTCTTCAGATGAACAAAGGCTTCACATTGAACTATCCCTCCATGGCTGTCGTTTTTAAGCACGGGACAACGAGTAAGATGGTTTCGAGACAGTTGACGAATGTCGGGAGCCCGAATTCCGTCTATGAAGTGGAAGTAACCGCGCCTGAAGGAGTGAGCGTTCGAGTTAAGCCTCAGCGCTTGGTGTTCAAACATGTGAACGAAAGTTTGAGTTATAAGGTATGGTTTATGTctgagaagagaagagaaggaagaaaggtGAGCTCTACAGAAGGGCATTTGACATGGCTCCATTCTGAGAACAGTAAATACAGAGTGAGAAGCCCCATTGTAGTGACTTGGAAGAACTAA
- the LOC111811108 gene encoding pentatricopeptide repeat-containing protein At4g21065-like translates to MNNVYKLHCCIIKTCKQNDPRSLRSLLLSCAAAAPESLSYARYVFSRIPSPDTFAYNTIIRAHSHYFPSHSLSCFSSMRCNGVPCDHFTFPFVLKACSRLQMDLHLHSLIVKYGLDSDIFVQNSLMSVYGCCGSVEIAVKVFDEMSERDSVSWSTVIVSFVNNGYASEALALFKAMQLEDKVVPDEVTMLSVISAISHLGALELGRWVRMFIDKLGLEISVALGTALIDMFSRCGSIDESVVVFEEMAVRNVLTWTALINGFAVHGRSREALAVFHSMRNSGVQPDYITFSSVLVACSHGGLVREGRDIFESISKDYKMVPYLEHYGCMVDLLGRAGLLNEAYEFVERMPMKPNSIIWRTLLGACANHNDLDIAEKVKAKISELNSSHDGDFVLLSNVYGAAGRWVEKTSVRSWMRSKRIGKEPGCSLINIDQATHEFVSGDDSHPQSEEITKFLSLIIGNLRNSGYTPRTENVLHDIDEEEREHSLSYHSEKLAVAFALLSLKDKRTIRVMKNLRICHDCHSFMKHISDRYERKIIIRDRNRFHHFDKGSCSCHDYW, encoded by the coding sequence ATGAATAATGTGTACAAACTCCATTGTTGTATAATCAAAACTTGCAAGCAGAATGATCCTCGCTCTCTCCGTAGCCTCCTTCTTTCCTGTGCTGCTGCAGCTCCCGAAAGCTTATCTTATGCTCGCTATGTATTCTCTCGGATTCCTTCTCCAGATACCTTCGCTTACAACACCATCATACGAGCACATTCTCACTATTTTCCTTCTCATTCTTTGTCCTGTTTCTCTTCTATGCGGTGCAATGGCGTCCCCTGTGATCATTTCACATTCCCATTTGTTCTCAAGGCATGTTCTCGATTGCAAATGGATCTTCACTTGCATTCCCTTATTGTTAAGTATGGTTTGGACTCTGATATTTTTGTGCAGAATTCGTTGATGAGTGTTTATGGTTGCTGTGGGTCTGTTGAGATTGCAGTcaaggtgtttgatgaaatgtcTGAGAGAGATTCTGTTTCTTGGTCTACTgttattgtttcttttgttaatAATGGCTATGCATCTGAGGCTTTGGCCTTGTTTAAGGCAATGCAGCTGGAAGATAAAGTAGTTCCTGATGAGGTAACCATGCTCAGTGTGATATCTGCGATCTCGCACTTGGGAGCATTAGAATTGGGTCGTTGGGTTCGGATGTTTATCGACAAGCTTGGCTTGGAAATTTCTGTTGCTTTGGGCACTGCTCTTATTGATATGTTCTCCAGATGTGGCTCCATTGATGAATCAGTTGTAGTATTTGAAGAGATGGCGGTGAGGAATGTGTTGACATGGACCGCGCTGATAAACGGGTTTGCAGTCCACGGTCGCAGTAGGGAGGCTTTGGCAGTGTTCCACAGCATGAGGAATTCAGGGGTACAGCCAGATTATATAACCTTTTCTAGTGTCTTAGTAGCTTGTAGCCATGGCGGTCTTGTAAGAGAAGGTCGGGATATTTTCGAAAGCATTTCGAAGGATTATAAGATGGTTCCTTATCTAGAGCATTATGGCTGCATGGTTGATCTTCTTGGCCGTGCAGGGCTGCTGAATGAAGCTTACGAATTTGTCGAAAGAATGCCAATGAAGCCGAATTCAATCATCTGGAGGACCCTTCTCGGAGCATGTGCGAATCACAACGATCTCGATATAGCTGAGAAGGTGAAGGCGAAGATCTCTGAGCTAAACTCGTCGCACGATGGCGATTTTGTGCTTCTATCCAATGTGTATGGAGCAGCTGGTAGATGGGTAGAGAAGACATCGGTGAGGAGTTGGATGAGAAGCAAAAGAATAGGCAAAGAACCTGGCTGTAGTTTGATTAATATAGACCAAGCGACTCACGAGTTTGTTTCTGGGGACGATTCTCATCCACAGTCCGAGGAGATAACGAAGTTCTTGAGCTTGATTATTGGGAATCTAAGAAACAGCGGTTACACGCCTCGCACGGAAAATGTACTACACGATATCGACGAGGAAGAAAGAGAGCATTCCTTAAGTTATCACAGTGAGAAATTAGCCGTGGCTTTTGCTCTTCTTAGTTTAAAGGATAAAAGGACGATAAGGGTCATGAAGAATCTTAGAATTTGTCATGACTGTCATTCGTTTATGAAACATATTTCAGACAGGTATGAGAGGAAGATAATCATTCGGGATCGCAATCGGTTTCATCATTTTGATAAAGGATCATGTTCATGTCATGATTATTGGTGA
- the LOC111811107 gene encoding xyloglucan galactosyltransferase MUR3-like has translation MRRRPLVIAPSEHMERGAGKNQNSRLCFLVLLSAFFWILLLYFHFAVLGGQSDDESIKLNPQDGPVDLPVVRKFAPSRVVDAPKVDVRSIREPPQPPQPVDRQPKSTAEPEIQKFSFVKALKTVENKSDPCGGRYIFVHDLPSRFNEDMLRECKSLSLWTNMCKFTTNAGLGPPLENVEGVFSDTGWYATNQFAVDVVFSNRMKQYDCLTKDSSIAAAFFVPFYAGFDIARYLWGYNISTRDRASLDLVNWLEKRPEWGIMGGRDHFLVAGRITWDFRRLSEEETDWGNKLLFLPAAKNMSMLVVESSPWNANDFGIPYPTYFHPAKDADVFNWQDRMRKLERKWMFSFAGAPRPDNPKSIRGQIIDQCKKSKVCKLLECDFGESKCHSPSSIMQMFQSSVFCLQPQGDSYTRRSAFDAMLAGCIPVFFHPGSAYTQYTWHLPKNFTRYSVFIPEDDIRKRNVSIEERLAQISPEQLKLMQEEVINLIPRLVYADPRSKLETLKDAFDVSVQAIIDKVTKLRKDIIEGHTDDNFIEENSWKYALLEDGQREVGPHEWDPFFSKPKDGDSNDASAEAAKKSWKNEQRDKS, from the coding sequence ATGAGACGCCGGCCGTTAGTGATTGCCCCGTCGGAGCATATGGAGCGAGGAGCCGGGAAGAATCAGAACTCTCGGCTTTGTTTTCTTGTGTTATTGTCGGCGTTCTTCTGGATCCTATTGTTGTACTTCCATTTTGCGGTGCTTGGAGGTCAATCTGATGATgaatcaatcaaattaaacCCCCAAGATGGACCTGTAGACTTGCCTGTAGTCCGGAAATTTGCCCCTTCACGGGTCGTAGATGCACCGAAAGTCGATGTGAGATCAATCCGCGAGCCTCCTCAGCCTCCTCAGCCTGTGGACCGGCAGCCTAAATCCACCGCCGAACCTGAGATTCAGAAATTTTCGTTTGTTAAGGCATTGAAAACTGTTGAAAACAAGAGCGATCCATGCGGTGGGAGGTATATATTTGTTCACGACCTTCCTTCTAGGTTTAATGAGGATATGCTGAGGGAGTGTAAGAGTCTAAGCCTTTGGACAAATATGTGTAAGTTCACAACCAACGCTGGGCTTGGTCCACCACTTGAAAATGTGGAAGGAGTGTTCTCTGATACAGGGTGGTATGCCACAAATCAGTTTGCCGTCGATGTGGTTTTCAGTAATCGAATGAAGCAATATGATTGTTTGACTAAGGATTCTTCCATTGCTGCTGCCTTTTTTGTGCCATTTTATGCTGGATTCGATATTGCGAGATACCTTTGGGGATATAATATATCCACTAGAGACAGAGCTTCACTTGATTTGGTCAACTGGCTCGAAAAAAGACCCGAATGGGGCATAATGGGCGGTCGAGATCACTTCCTTGTTGCAGGTAGGATAACGTGGGATTTCAGAAGGCTCTCCGAGGAAGAAACGGATTGGGGAAATAAGCTTCTGTTTTTACCTGCGGCTAAGAACATGTCGATGCTTGTTGTTGAATCAAGTCCATGGAATGCCAATGATTTTGGTATTCCATACCCAACATATTTCCATCCTGCAAAGGATGCTGATGTGTTTAATTGGCAGGATCGGATGAGAAAACTTGAACGGAAATGGATGTTTTCGTTCGCAGGTGCTCCACGCCCCGACAATCCCAAGTCAATAAGAGGGCAGATTATTGATCAATGTAAGAAATCTAAGGTCTGCAAGCTGCTCGAATGTGATTTTGGGGAGAGCAAGTGTCATTCTCCGAGCAGTATAATGCAGATGTTTCAGAGCTCCGTTTTCTGCCTGCAACCTCAAGGCGACTCGTATACCAGAAGATCAGCTTTCGATGCTATGTTAGCCGGTTGCATACCCGTCTTCTTCCATCCAGGGTCAGCATACACCCAATATACTTGGCATCTCCCCAAGAACTTCACAAGATATTCTGTATTCATCCCAGAGGACGATATCCGCAAGAGAAACGTTAGCATAGAAGAAAGGCTTGCTCAAATTTCTCCTGAGCAGTTGAAGCTAATGCAGGAGGAGGTAATCAATCTGATTCCAAGATTGGTATATGCTGATCCGCGCTCCAAGTTGGAAACTTTGAAGGATGCTTTCGATGTCTCGGTGCAAGCTATTATCGACAAGGTTACGAAGTTGAGGAAGGATATCATTGAAGGACACACCGACGATAATTTCATCGAGGAAAATAGTTGGAAATATGCGTTACTGGAAGATGGGCAGCGGGAAGTCGGACCTCATGAATGGGATCCTTTCTTCTCCAAACCGAAGGACGGGGATTCCAACGATGCATCGGCAGAAGCTGCAAAAAAGTCATGGAAAAATGAGCAGAGAGACAAATCGTGA
- the LOC111811913 gene encoding tyrosine decarboxylase 1-like: MDNELKPMDAEQLREHAHKMVDFIADYYKTIEDFPVLSQVKPGYLRNLLPESAPRNPESLQSVLDDVQKKIFPGVTHWQSPSYFAYYPSNSSIAGFLGEMLSAAFNVIGFSWITSPAATELEMIVLDWLAKLLQLPDDFLSSGKGGGVIQGTASEAVLVVLLAARDRALRRFGKDSLKKLVVYASDQTHSALQKACQVSFFXPENCRLLKADFSTNYALSPDVLSEELSHDTASGLIPFFLCATVGTTSSTAVDPLPELGNIAKRYEMWFHIDAAYAGSACICPEYRQYINGVEEANSFNMNLHKWFLTNFDCSTLWVKDRHALIQSLSTNPEFLKNKASQTEMVVDYKDWQIPLGRRFRSLKVWMVLRLYGIENLQKYIRNHIKLAEHFEALVCEDPRFEIVTPRIFALVCFRLLPRKNEDGGDKLNQSLLDAVNTSGNMFISHTVLSGKYILRFAVGAPLTEENHINAAWRLLQAEASALLAN; the protein is encoded by the exons AT GGATAATGAATTGAAGCCGATGGACGCCGAGCAACTCAGAGAGCATGCTCATAAAATGGTGGATTTCATTGCTGATTATTACAAAACCATCGAGGATTTCCCCGTGCTCAGCCAAGTGAAG CCCGGTTATCTTCGAAATCTTCTACCAGAATCTGCACCTCGTAATCCAGAATCTCTTCAAAGTGTTCTTGATG ATGTTCAGAAAAAGATTTTTCCGGGTGTAACACATTGGCAGAGCCCCAGCTACTTCGCTTATTATCCTTCCAACAGCAGCATTGCTGGATTCCTTGGGGAAATGCTGAGTGCAGCTTTTAACGTTATCGGTTTTAGTTGGATAACTTCTCCAGCTGCTACAGAACTTGAGATGATAGTTCTTGATTGGCTTGCCAAATTACTTCAGCTGCCTGATGACTTTCTCTCATCAG GAAAAGGTGGGGGAGTAATACAGGGTACTGCTAGTGAAGCTGTTTTAGTTGTGCTACTGGCGGCCCGTGATCGAGCTCTGAGAAGATTTGGAAAAGATTCCCTTAAAAAACTAGTGGTTTATGCTTCTGATCAAACGCATTCTGCTTTACAAAAAGCATGCCAGGTAAG tttttttttNCCTGAGAATTGCAGATTGTTGAAAGCAGATTTTTCTACCAATTATGCCCTTTCTCCGGATGTTCTTTCTGAAGAACTTTCACACGACACAGCCAGTGGAttaattccatttttcttatgTGCTACA GTTGGCACTACATCATCAACAGCTGTAGACCCTCTCCCTGAACTAGGAAATATTGCTAAG AGGTATGAAATGTGGTTTCACATCGATGCTGCTTATGCTGGAAGTGCATGTATATGTCCCGAATATCGACAGTACATTAACGGTGTTGAAGAAGCTAACTCATTCAATATGAATCTTCATAAATGGTTCTTGACGAACTTTGATTGTTCAACGCTGTGGGTCAAG GACAGACATGCCTTGATCCAGTCACTTTCTACCAATCCTGAGTTCTTGAAGAACAAA GCCTCTCAAACAGAAATGGTTGTGGATTACAAAGATTGGCAAATTCCACTTGGGCGCCGTTTTAG ATCATTGAAGGTCTGGATGGTGTTACGACTGTATGGTATAGAAAACCTTCAAAAATACATAAGAAACCATATCAAGTTGGCTGAACATTTTGAAGCGCTTGTATGTGAAGATCCAAGGTTTGAG ATTGTTACACCAAGGATATTCGCTCTAGTATGTTTTCGCCTTCTTCCTCGCAAAAATGAAGATGGTGGCGACAAACTAAACCAAAGCCTATTAGATGCTGTAAATACTAGTGGAAATATGTTCATTTCTCACACG GTTTTATCAGGAAAATACATCCTTCGATTTGCAGTAGGGGCGCCATTGACAGAGGAAAACCATATTAATGCTGCTTGGAGGTTACTGCAAGCCGAGGCTTCCGCTTTGCTTGCAAATTGA
- the LOC111811912 gene encoding tetratricopeptide repeat protein 4 homolog, whose product MALWMEDGSDPLTENEKADLEAIAALKESSALEFKEKGNQFVRLGRKHYADAIDCYTRAINQKSLSNSENSIIFSNRAHVNLLLGNYRRALNDAEEAINLCPTNIKAIYRAAKASLSLNLLDEAKSYCVSGIKCDPNNVEIKNLERQIDSLRFEQEQREALVTKAIADAKKLVSAIVQRGLKIGSASYQELTGLRKPVLDKNNILHWPVLLLYAEVMSSDFIEDFCETDMFAAHLDMMFSEDCPPLPWDAENKYTREAVELYYEAGSGICLSNEKILRNLLEGTAASNVESIALDEKDEVEDSNHVTSASSSKWIKVDEKTMLHDVLKKPNHIIPGIPVFYVVSRNSKFYKEFKAGRWVPPS is encoded by the exons ATGGCGCTATGGATGGAGGATGGTTCGGATCCCTTAACAGAGAACGAGAAAGCTGATCTTGAGGCCATAGCTGCCCTTAAAGAGAGTTCTGCTCTCGAGTTCAAG GAAAAGGGAAATCAATTTGTCAGGTTGGGAAGAAAGCACTATGCTGATGCTATTGATTGCTACACCAGAGCAATAAATCAGAAATCCCTAAGCAACTCTGAGAactctattattttttcaaatcgAGCTCACGTGAATTTACTACTCGGAAACTATAGACGAGCTCTTAACGATGCTGAGGAAGCAATCAATTTGTGTCCCACAAACATCAAg GCAATTTATCGAGCTGCTAAAGCATCTCTTTCCCTGAATTTATTAGATGAAGCAAAGTCCTATTGTGTAAGTGGGATAAAGTGCGACCCAAATAATGTAGAAATCAAAAATCTCGAGAGACAGATTGATTCGCTGAGATTCGAGCAGGAACAACGCGAGGCTTTAGTCACAAAAGCGATTGCAGATGCAAAG AAGCTTGTTTCTGCAATCGTGCAACGAGGTTTGAAGATTGGGAGCGCTTCGTATCAAGAACTAACTGGATTAAGAAAGCCTGtattagataaaaataacattcTCCATTGGCCAGTTCTTCTACTGTATGCAGAGGTTATGTCCAGTGACTTCATTGAGGATTTCTGTGAGACTGATATGTTTGCAGCTCATCTGGATATG ATGTTTTCAGAAGATTGTCCACCTTTGCCTTGGGATGCAGAGAACAAATATACCCGTGAAGCAGTTGAACTATACTATGAG GCTGGTTCAGGAATTTGTTTATCGAACGAGAAAATTTTACGGAATCTTCTAGAGGGAACCGCTGCGTCTAATGTTGAAAGCATTGCGCTCGATGAGAAAGATGAAGTTGAAGATTCAAATCATGTCACTTCTGCAA gcTCTTCTAAATGGATCAAAGTCGATGAAAAGACGATGCTTCACGACGTTCTAAAGAAGCCTAACCATATTATACCAGGAATACCAG TCTTTTATGTTGTTTCAAggaactcaaaattttacaaaGAGTTCAAAGCTGGGAGATGGGTTCCTCCTTCATGA